ATCCACCTCTTCGACGGCCGCGTCGTCGAGGAGAGTGTCGAGAGCACCGTTTAGCAGGGGTCAAGGAACCAAGGGATCAAGGGGTCAAGGGAAGATCCCGTCAAGAGGATGGTCTCATTTGCTGTGCCAACCCTGTCACCTACTCCTTGCCCCTTTGACTCCTTGGCCCCTTGACCCCTTTTGCTTGGCGAGCGACGCGAGCCAGGCAAACGCACATGGCAAGCCAACCCGCTCCCTCCGCTCCTCCGATTGAGCGACCGGCCGGCGCCGGGCTCGTGTCGCACGAGGCGCGCGTGCTCGTCGCCGACGACCAGCTGGACATCCTCGAAGCGTTACGCCTCCTCCTGAAGGGCGAAGGGTTTCACGTCGAGACCGTCTCGTCACCAGCCGGGCTCCTGGCCTCTGTCGACGCACGCGAGTACGACGTCGTCTTGATGGACCTCAATTACACGCGGGATACGACGTCGGGCGAGGAAGGTCTCGACCTGTTGACGAAGCTGCGTCAGATCGATGAGACGCTCCCGGTCGTGGTGATGACCGCGTGGGGGACGGTCGACATCGCCGTGGATGCCATGCGGCGAGGCGCACGCGACTTCGTGCAGAAGCCGTGGGACAACGCACGTCTCCTCGCCATCGTGCGCACGCAGGTGGAGCTGAGCCAGGCGCTCCGGCGCGGCCGGCGGCTGGAGGCGGAAAATCTCGCGCTCCGCAATGAGGGCGGCGCGCCGGTTCTCATCGCAGAAGCGCCGGCGATGCAGCCGGTGCTGCAGGTCATCGCGCGCGTGGGACCGTCGGACGCCAACGTCTTGATCGTCGGCGAGAACGGGACCGGCAAGGGCGTAGTTGCCCGTGCGTTGCATGCCGTCTCACCGCGCGCCCAGCGGTCCATGGTGACCGTCAACGCGGGCGGCGTGTCGGAAGGCGTCTTCGAGAGCGAGCTGTTCGGCCATGTCCGCGGGGCCTTCACCGACGCGAAAGCCGACCGCGTCGGCCGCTTCGAGCTGGCCGATGGCGGCACCCTGTTTCTCGACGAGATTGCCAACGTGCCGCTCGCCCAGCAGGCCAAGCTGTTGCGCGTGATTGAAATAGGCGAGTTCGAACGGTTGGGCTCGTCACGGACGCGGCGCGTAGACGTCCGGCTCATTTCCGCCACCAACTCCGATCCCTACGCGGAGGTCGAAGGCGCGCGCTTCCGCCAGGACTTGCTGTTTCGCATCAACACGGTCGAGATTCGTGTTCCGCCGCTGCGCGACCGCCGCGAAGACATCCCGGCGCTGGCGCATCACTTTCTCGGGCAGCACGGCCGCCGGTATCGCAAGACGCTCTCCGGCTTCGACCCGACCGCTATGCAAGCGCTGCTCGATCACGTGTGGCCCGGCAACGTCCGCGAGCTCGACCATGCCGTCGAGCGCGCCGTCCTGATGGCGCAAGGTCCGTTCATCAAAGCGGTCGATCTTGGGTTGCGGAGCTCCCGCGAGAGCGCCGGACGTCTCGAGGACATGAACCTCGAGGATGTCGAAGCGTTCCTCATCAAGAAGGCCATGGCCCGCTACGGCGCCAACGTGAGCCGGGCCGCACGCGATCTCGGTCTCAGCCGCAGCGCGCTGTATCGCCGCCTCCAACGCTATGGCATCAGCGTTCCCAAGCAGAGCTAGCCACAGCGGGCAGGGGGGTCAAGGAGCCAAGGGGTCGAGGGGCCAGGGCCAAGCGGTCGAGGGGTTGCAAGGACGGATGCAGCTACGTCGCCGCGATGTACACCGCCGTCGTTTGCACCGCCATCCCTAGATCCCTAGATCCCTAGATCCCTAGATCCCTAGATCCCTAGATCCCTAGATCCCTTGATCCCTTGATCCCTTGATCCCTTGATCCCTATTGCCCCCTTTGCACCGACCCTCCCCTCGTGCCATGCTCTTCCTCTCGATGCCTCGGCGGCGTCTCCAGCTTCGACACGATCAACGCGTTGCAGTGCTCGCGGTTGCGGCCGCCGCGCCTGGAGTCCTCGTCTCCCTCGCACTGCTCTGGACTGGCGACTTCGCACCACGTACGCAGTGGACGCTCACCATTCTCGTCCTCATCGTCTCCCTGGGCTGCCTGGGCGCTCTCCGCACGCGCATCGTCACCCCCTTGCAAACGCTGGCCAACTTGCTCGAAGCCCTCCGTGAGGGCGACTTCTCTTTCCGCGCTCGCAGTGGCCGGTCGGACGACCCGCTGACCGAGGTCACGCGTGAGGTCAACACGCTGGCAGACACGCTCAGGACGCAGCGGCTCGATGCCGTCGAAGCCACGGCCCTGCTGACGAAGGTGATGGCGGTGATCGACGTCGCGGTGTTCGCCTTCGATGAGCGCGCCCAACTACAGCTCGTCAACCGCGCGGGCGAGCATCTGCTCGGCAAGCCGGCGGGAGAGCTGCTCGAGCGAGACGCCGCGGAGCTCGGGCTCGCGGAATCCTTGCAGGAAGAGGGACCACGCATCCGGGCGCTCTCCTTCCCGGGCGGCAGGGCACGCTGGGAGATTCGGACGAGCACCTTTCGCCAGCACGGCCTCCCCCACCATCTCCTCGTCTTGAGCGACGTGAGCCAGCCGCTCCGCGAAGAAGAACGCCAAGCGTGGCAGCGACTGATTCGCGTCATCGGCCACGAGCTGAACAACTCACTGGCCCCCATCAAATCCATCGCGATGAGTCTGGCGAGCCTGCTCGCCCGAGACTCGCTGCCACCCGACTGGCGAGACGACACCTGCCGCGGCTTGCAGGTGATCAGCACGCGAGCCGAGGCGCTCAATCGATTCATGGGCGCGTATGCCCGCCTCGCGAAGCTCCCGCCCCCCAAGCTGGCGTCGCTCGATGTCGGACCATTCGTCGAGCGCGTCGTCGGGCTCGAGACACGCATGCCAATCGACGTCCACCCCGGTCCGGGCTGTCGGATCCGCGCGGACGGCGATCAGCTCGAGCAGCTACTCATCAACCTGATTCGCAATGCGGTCGACGCCGCGTCGACGACCGGCGGTCGTGTGCGGGTCAGCTGGGACCGATCGATCGGCCGACGGGCCGTCTTCGAGCTGTGGGTCGAAGACGACGGCCCCGGCATCGCCAATCCCGCGAATCTCTTCGTGCCGCTCTTCTCCACCAAACCAGGCGGCACCGGCATCGGCCTGGTGCTGTGTCAGCAGATCGCCGAAGCTCACGGCGGCACGGTCACCCTGGAAAATCGGCCTGCGGGCCGCGGCGCTCGAGCCACGGTCAAGCTCCCAGCTTGATAGACTAGTCGCCTATGCATCCGTGGCACGACATCTACGTCGACGATCACCTCATCGCCAAGAACTTCCCTGTCGTCATCGAAGTGCCGATGGGAAGCAAGAACAAGTACGAGCTCGACAAGGAAGCAGGGCTCATGCGGCTGGACCGTGTGCTCTACAGCGCCGTGTACTATCCAGCCAACTACGGCTTCATCCCGCGGACGTTTTGTGAGGATATGGACCCGCTCGATGCCCTCGTGCTCGGTCAGGAGCCGGTGCACCCTCTGACAGTCGTCAACGCCCGTGCAATCGGCGCCATGCGGATGCGTGACGAGAAAGGACTCGACGACAAGATTCTCGCCGTGAGCGTTCATGATCCCGCCTTTGTGGACTACACGAACCACTCGCAATTACCCGCTCACGCGCTGCGCGAGATCAAGCGCTTCTTCGAGGACTACAAGATGCTCGAGCAGAAAGAGGTGGTGGTCGAAGACTTCATGGGCCCCGAAGAGGCCGTCAAGATCCTCCAGGAGGCCCTCGAGCTCTATCGGCGCCTGCGGCGAGGTGAGGTTCGTATCAAGTAGGATCAGGAACCAGGAAACGGCTTGCCTAGCCGTAGCTCGCCGGAGGCGAGCGAAGGCTGGAATCGGGAATCCCAGCACGAGTCTATAGGTTGTCGCGTCGATTTCGTGGCGGAGCGCGTGCTAGTGGCCTACGGCGCCGCCGGAGATCTCTCGCCGGTCATCGCATCGTCTCGGCGCCACACGTGCTGCGGCACCTTACGTCACGGTTCGAATCGTTGTGAAATTGGATCCATGAGCCCACTCTCATCGCCAGTGTTCCAGGGCCTGCCAACGTGGGTAGCGGTGACGCTTGGGCTTGCCCTGGCCTTCGTGATCGCGTACGTGATTGCTGACCTGGCGGCCCGATCCGTGCGGTTCGTCCTCAGGCGCGTGCTGGGCCCTCGCCAGGAGGCCGCACGTCAGAGCAGCCTGCTCCGCCCGGCGCGCCTCGTCCGGATCGTCGTCTTCGTCATTGTTGGTTGTGCGCTCGCCGCCCCCGCGCTCGGGCTGCTCGGCGTGGAGACGGGAAGCGTCGGCCTGGCACCCTGGCGCCTGCTCGACTGGCTGATGGTGACCGGGCTGCGCATTCTCCTCATCCTGTTACTCGGCTACCTGATCATTCGCATTGTCGGGGTCGTAGTGGTGCGTCTCGAAGAGGAGATGCGTGAGGCGACGACGCTCGATATGGTCGAGCGCGCCAAGCGCGCGCGGACCATCGGCGATCTGGTCCGCAATGTCGTCGTGGTCGTCGTGACGGCTGTCGGAGCGCTGATGATCCTGCAGCAGCTCAACATCAACATCATGCCGGCGCTCTACACCGCCGGTGTCGCCAGCCTCGCGATAGGCTTCGGTGCGCAGACACTGGTCAAGGACATCATCGCCGGCGTCTTCCTCATTCTCGAGAACCAAGTACGCGTGGGAGACGTGGCCGCCATCAACGGCACGGGTGGTGTCGTCGAGTCGCTTACGCTGAGGACGATTGTGCTCCGCGATTTGGCAGGCACGGTCCACATCTTTCCCAATGGAAGCATCAACACGCTCGCAAACATGACGAAAGACTTCTCGTACGCCGTGCTCGATATCGGCGTCGCTTACAAGGAAGATCCGGACAACGTGACTCGGGTCATCAAAGAGGTCGGTGAACAGTTGATGCAGGATATCGCGTTCGCACCGAAGATACTCGCACCAATAGAAGTCTTCGGCGTCGATGCATTCGGCCCGTCGGAGATCGTCATCAAGGCACGCATCAAGACGCTGCCGCTGCGCCAATGGGACGTCGCACGCGAGTTCCGCCGCCTGCTCAAGAAGGCGTTCGACGCGCAGGGAATCGAGATCCCGTTCCCGCAACGTACCATTCACCTGGGCGAGGCGACGCGCCTGCTGAGTGAGCTGCAGCAGCGAGAGCCGCGGGCCCGCCTCGACGCCGAAAAGCACCCGGCGAAGGACTGAACACGTGTCGCATCCGACCGTCCCCGCGACGCTCGAAGGTTGGAGCGTTCTGCATCAGATGTTCCGTTTCGATTGGCCGGCATGGCGCGCGGCCTCGGCGGATGAACGCCGAGACGCCGCCGATGAGGCGGTCGCCTGCTTGAAGACGCTGTCGTCGGGCGGAGAAGGCGGCACCATCCCGGCCGCCCTGCTCGGCCACAAGGGCGACCTGATGCTGATCCACTGCCGCCAGACATTCGACGCGTTGCTGGCGGTCGAGCTCGCCGTTTCACGACTCCATCTCGCGCGCTTCCTCGAGGCCTCGACGTCGTACGTGTCGGTCGTAGAGCTTGGCATGTACGAGATGACGGCAAAGGTCCACGAGCAGCTCGTCGCACGCGGGTTGAGCCCGGAGACCGACGAATACGACCAGGCATTTGCGGCTGAGATCGCTGGGCAACGGCCGCGTGTCGCGAGCCGCCTCATGCCCGAGCTGCCGCGGCGGCGCTACGTCTGCTTCTACCCGATGAGCAAGCGACGCGGCGAGCAGAAGAACTGGTACACCACGCCGTTCGTGCGCCGGGCGCTGATGATGCGTGAGCACGGCTCCATTGGGCGCCGCTATGCCGGGCAGGTCACCCAGATCATCTCGGGCTCGATTGGCTTCGACGACTGGGAGTGGGGCGTGGACCTGTTCGCAGACGACCCGCTCGTCTTCAAGCGCCTGGTGTACGAAATGCGCTTCGACGAAGCCAGCGCCGACTATGGCGAGTTCGGCACCTTCTACGTGGGCCTGCAGTTCGCTCCCGATGAGCTAGCCGCCTTCCTTGACGGACGCGTTCCGACGCTGTGAAAAAGGAACCGGGTACCTTTTCGGCACCGAAAAGGTACCCGGTTCCTTTTCAGTACGAGCTGGAAGCGGCGGCCGGCGTGGCGTCGCCGCGGGCTTCCTGGACGATGCGCACGCCCGCGCTGGCGCCGATGCGGGTGGCGCCAGCCTCGACCATCTGACGAACGCTCCCCAGGTCGCGCACGCCTCCCGCGGCCTTCACTCCCATGTCGGCGCCGACGACGCGCCGCATGAGCGCAACATCGGCCACGGTCGCACCGCCCTTGGAGAACCCGGTCGAAGTCTTGACGAA
The Luteitalea sp. genome window above contains:
- a CDS encoding heme-dependent peroxidase yields the protein MFRFDWPAWRAASADERRDAADEAVACLKTLSSGGEGGTIPAALLGHKGDLMLIHCRQTFDALLAVELAVSRLHLARFLEASTSYVSVVELGMYEMTAKVHEQLVARGLSPETDEYDQAFAAEIAGQRPRVASRLMPELPRRRYVCFYPMSKRRGEQKNWYTTPFVRRALMMREHGSIGRRYAGQVTQIISGSIGFDDWEWGVDLFADDPLVFKRLVYEMRFDEASADYGEFGTFYVGLQFAPDELAAFLDGRVPTL
- a CDS encoding response regulator, whose amino-acid sequence is MASQPAPSAPPIERPAGAGLVSHEARVLVADDQLDILEALRLLLKGEGFHVETVSSPAGLLASVDAREYDVVLMDLNYTRDTTSGEEGLDLLTKLRQIDETLPVVVMTAWGTVDIAVDAMRRGARDFVQKPWDNARLLAIVRTQVELSQALRRGRRLEAENLALRNEGGAPVLIAEAPAMQPVLQVIARVGPSDANVLIVGENGTGKGVVARALHAVSPRAQRSMVTVNAGGVSEGVFESELFGHVRGAFTDAKADRVGRFELADGGTLFLDEIANVPLAQQAKLLRVIEIGEFERLGSSRTRRVDVRLISATNSDPYAEVEGARFRQDLLFRINTVEIRVPPLRDRREDIPALAHHFLGQHGRRYRKTLSGFDPTAMQALLDHVWPGNVRELDHAVERAVLMAQGPFIKAVDLGLRSSRESAGRLEDMNLEDVEAFLIKKAMARYGANVSRAARDLGLSRSALYRRLQRYGISVPKQS
- a CDS encoding HAMP domain-containing protein, translating into MPRRRLQLRHDQRVAVLAVAAAAPGVLVSLALLWTGDFAPRTQWTLTILVLIVSLGCLGALRTRIVTPLQTLANLLEALREGDFSFRARSGRSDDPLTEVTREVNTLADTLRTQRLDAVEATALLTKVMAVIDVAVFAFDERAQLQLVNRAGEHLLGKPAGELLERDAAELGLAESLQEEGPRIRALSFPGGRARWEIRTSTFRQHGLPHHLLVLSDVSQPLREEERQAWQRLIRVIGHELNNSLAPIKSIAMSLASLLARDSLPPDWRDDTCRGLQVISTRAEALNRFMGAYARLAKLPPPKLASLDVGPFVERVVGLETRMPIDVHPGPGCRIRADGDQLEQLLINLIRNAVDAASTTGGRVRVSWDRSIGRRAVFELWVEDDGPGIANPANLFVPLFSTKPGGTGIGLVLCQQIAEAHGGTVTLENRPAGRGARATVKLPA
- a CDS encoding mechanosensitive ion channel, whose product is MVTGLRILLILLLGYLIIRIVGVVVVRLEEEMREATTLDMVERAKRARTIGDLVRNVVVVVVTAVGALMILQQLNINIMPALYTAGVASLAIGFGAQTLVKDIIAGVFLILENQVRVGDVAAINGTGGVVESLTLRTIVLRDLAGTVHIFPNGSINTLANMTKDFSYAVLDIGVAYKEDPDNVTRVIKEVGEQLMQDIAFAPKILAPIEVFGVDAFGPSEIVIKARIKTLPLRQWDVAREFRRLLKKAFDAQGIEIPFPQRTIHLGEATRLLSELQQREPRARLDAEKHPAKD
- a CDS encoding inorganic diphosphatase, with translation MHPWHDIYVDDHLIAKNFPVVIEVPMGSKNKYELDKEAGLMRLDRVLYSAVYYPANYGFIPRTFCEDMDPLDALVLGQEPVHPLTVVNARAIGAMRMRDEKGLDDKILAVSVHDPAFVDYTNHSQLPAHALREIKRFFEDYKMLEQKEVVVEDFMGPEEAVKILQEALELYRRLRRGEVRIK